ctttttagaggAATAGGATTTCTTTAATTTTACTAGCAGGATCCACCCACTATGTGTGTAGAGAGAAGTTAAAGGTCGTAGAAAAACTTCCGTACAACGATTACATTTTCTGcttaaaattttttttctttctattttataatttatcatattatacttattaattaaatatattttaattttttaatttataaaagttaaattaataaaaaattttgattttgaagagAAAACTCTCTTATCTTAATAATAACTGGTCTTCTTCATACATGCTCCTGCATGTgtattttaaagaaaattaaaaaaataaatgaaatgaaACAGTTATTACAGAGAGAATAGTGAGAGAGAAAAGTAGGGTTGTGggataatttattttaatttttgtaatgaaaatttattttataattgtcatatttactcttataatttaatttatttttaaattcttttaatCTTTCAAAGATAAATAtgacaaaaaaatttattttgactaacaaattattttctcttaataataataatagtatagatatagatattgATATTGCTAAAGCGGGTAGGGACGGGGTAATCTATCCAAAAGAAGGAAATGCCCTTACCGACATCCCAGAAATCATGTGAGATGATGGCGGAAAAAGTGGTAGACGTGGCGTGGGCATATTTGTAATTCCAAATAAACGGGGTAGCGTGGGGTGGGGGAGAGAGGGCCTCGTGTCCGTTTCCTTACTAATTTTGCATATAAATATATGTTCCGTCCCGCATCTCCATCCATTCATCCATCCAACAGAAATTCATCACaaccagaaagagagagagagagagaaataatgGCAGGAATCATCCACAAGATCGGAGATGCGCTCCACATCGGAGGAGAAGGCAAAGACAAGGAGCAACACAAGGAGGGCGAGCACCACAAGGAGGGCGAGCACCATAAGAAGGAGGACGAGCACTACAAGGATGACCACAAAAAACACAAGGACGACCACGGCGACGACCACCACAAGAGCAAGGGCCACGACGAGCACCACAAGGAcgacaaaaagaagaagaagaagaacaaggacAAGAAGAAGGAGGACGGCCACAGCAGCAGCAGCGACAGCGATTAGCAACGTCTGTCTGATGctctttcatttcttcattttcatcatcatctcttTTGCTACTCCATTATGGACCGTGAAtctcattttattttccttgtAGGTGCATGTTTGGGGCTTTTCGAGTTTTGTTTGTTGTCCTCAACTTTATGTTTCAAGAAAAGATgtcccaaaataaataaagaaagagcATGCAAGAGAAGAATGACCGAGCTTGTTAATTTTCTGAATGCATTCCACGATCCAACGGAAGAGCAGAAGAAGAATAATTTTGCTTATTCATTTTCTGTATGCTATTTTCCCCAGTTTTAAATGTTTTAGATAATAAGTACTAGATCTATATGTCAACCCTTATTTCACGGAACATAATATTTAAAGGGATTAGAATTTATATTCTCCATTTTACAATAACAcactatattttttattattatttttattttaatatcaaATATTTTATAACtatattttattataaaaaaataaaatttaacatattaaaaaaattaaaatatagagTGTGAATCATAAAAGAAAaagtatgaattttatttttcatatttGAAGATTAATATTTTAATACaaagtatttatttattttgtgtgaAACTCAAAAGATGATAAAGTTTATTGAATTCAGAAATAagcacaagtatttctttttttagaaaagaaaagaaagaaatgcaA
Above is a genomic segment from Rosa chinensis cultivar Old Blush chromosome 3, RchiOBHm-V2, whole genome shotgun sequence containing:
- the LOC112195401 gene encoding dehydrin HIRD11; the protein is MAGIIHKIGDALHIGGEGKDKEQHKEGEHHKEGEHHKKEDEHYKDDHKKHKDDHGDDHHKSKGHDEHHKDDKKKKKKNKDKKKEDGHSSSSDSD